Within the Dechloromonas denitrificans genome, the region GAGAATCGGGATGCCCGATGCGTAGAGCATGGCAAAGGTGTTGGCAAAGCGCGACAGGATGATTTTCTTGAGAATCGGGCCGACCACCGGCAGGCGCAGCTTGATGCCGTCGAGGCGCAGGCGGGCCCGCGGGTCGGTACGCAGGATGAACTGCCCGATCAAAAAGGCGACGATGGGAGTGAGCAGGAACAGATACCAGAAATTGACCAGCAGGTCGGAGATGAAAAATAGCAGCTTGGTCTGGGCCGGCAGGGTCTGGCCCATGTTCTTAATGAACAGCTTGAGCTGCGGCACCATGTAGATCATCAGGAAAAACGTGGCGGCAAGGACGATGCTGGCGACAAAGGCCGGATACATCAGCAGCTTTTTGGTGTGCGAGGCGAGTTCGTCTTCCCATTTCAGCGACTCGGTGAGGCCGACCAGGACCTCCGGCAGTTGGCCGCTCGATTCGCCGGCTCTGACCAGGTTGACGAACACCTGGCTGAAGACATCCTGGTGGGTATCCATTGCCTGCGAAAGCGTCTGGCCGCCTTCGATATTCTCGATCAGTACGGCGATCACCTCGCGGAAGCGCGGGTGTTCGATCGAATCGCGCAGGTCGGTCAGCCCGTCGAGTATCGGCACACCGGCCCGGGTCAGCTGTTCGAGGTGAAAGCAGAAGTTGATCAGCTCGGGACGGGGGATGCTGCGGCCACCGAACAGCGCACGGTGTTCGACGACTGAACCGGTCACCAGATCGAGTTCCATGCGTTTCAGACGCATTTCGAGGTCGACCAGATTGATCGCGTCAAGTCGCCCGTAAATCATCCGTCCTTCGGCGCTGACCGCCTTGTAGTCGAAAAGCATGGCTACATCCGGTCGGTCAGGTCGACGACGCGCGCCAGTTCTTCCAGCGAAGTCGTGCCGTTCAGCACGCGCCGCAGGCCGTCGTCGGCCAGTGTGCTGAAGCCCTGCAACAGCGCCCGGCTGCGGATTTCGTGAGTGGTGGCGCGGCGGGAAATCAATTCGTCGAGGCCGGCATCGATGCGCAGCAGTTCCATGATTGCGATACGGCCGCGATAGCCCTGAAAGTCGCAGAGTTCGCAGCCGGTCGGGCGAAACAGCACGGGGCGGGAACCCTCGGTCTGCGGGCCGAGCAGGCGGATCTCGTGCGGCTCGGCGTGGTAGGGCGTTTTGCAATGCTCGCACAGCCGGCGGATCAGCCGCTGGGCGACGATGCCGATGATGTTGCCGGCCATGATGTCGGGCAGCACGCCGATGTCGAGCAGGCGCGGCACCGCGCCGATCGCCGAATTGGTGTGCAGGGTCGTATACACCTGATGGCCGGTCATCGAGGCGCGGAAGGCCATTTCCGCCGTTTCGGCATCGCGTACTTCGCCGACCAGAATGACGTCCGGATCCTGGCGCATCATCGAGCGGATGCCGTTGGCGAAGTCGAGCTTGGCGTTTTCCGCCACCGAGGTCTGGCGGACCATGGCCATCGGGTATTCGACCGGGTCTTCGAGGGTCATGATGTGGATGCCCTCGGCGTTGATGTGATTGAGCACCGAGTACAGCGTCGTCGTCTTGCCGCTGCCGGTCGGGCCGGTGACCAGGATGATGCCTTCCGGCCGGGCGATCATCAGCTTCAACTGGTGCAGATGTTCTTCGGACAGACCGAGGTCTTCCAGCGGCACGATGCCCTTCTGGCGGTCGAGAATGCGCAGCACGATATTCTCGCCATGGATCGTCGGCTGGCAGGCGACGCGGAAGTCCACCGGCCGGCCGGAAACGCTGAGGCCGATGCGGCCATCTTGCGGCGCGCGCATTTCGGCGATGTTCATGCCGGAGAGCACCTTGATGCGCACCGTCATGGCCGGCCAGTAGGATTTGTGCAGGGCGCGGATCTGGCGCAGCATGCCGTCGATCCGGTAGCGGATGCGCAGGAAATTGGCTTCCGGCTCGAAGTGGATGTCGGAGGCTTCGCGCTTCACGGCATCGGTCAGGATCGAGTCGATCAGCCGGACGACCGGCTGGCTGTATTCGTTGTCGGTGGTCGACAGGCTTTTCCAGTCGATCTCGCCGGTTTCGATTTCGTGCAGGATGCCGTCAATCGACAGTTCGTGGCCGTAATACTGATCGATGGCGCGGTCGATTTCCGATTCGCCGGCGAGCAGCGTCTCGATTGTCGTGCCCTCTTCGATCAGGGCGCGGACGCGGTCCAGGCCGACGATGTCGTTGACGTCGGAAATGGCCAGGGTCAGTCGGCGAGTCTGCCGGTCATAGTCGAGCGGCAGCAGGTGGTAGCGCTTGGCCAGAT harbors:
- a CDS encoding type II secretion system F family protein, whose product is MLFDYKAVSAEGRMIYGRLDAINLVDLEMRLKRMELDLVTGSVVEHRALFGGRSIPRPELINFCFHLEQLTRAGVPILDGLTDLRDSIEHPRFREVIAVLIENIEGGQTLSQAMDTHQDVFSQVFVNLVRAGESSGQLPEVLVGLTESLKWEDELASHTKKLLMYPAFVASIVLAATFFLMIYMVPQLKLFIKNMGQTLPAQTKLLFFISDLLVNFWYLFLLTPIVAFLIGQFILRTDPRARLRLDGIKLRLPVVGPILKKIILSRFANTFAMLYASGIPILESIRTTQDIVGNRVVKQALQRVEHSIREGRNVAGAFHDVGLFPPLVVRMLRVGENTGGLDKALLNVSYFYTRDVKESVSKAQTMIEPMLTLFMGALLGWIMLSVIGPIYDVISKIKT
- a CDS encoding GspE/PulE family protein, with the protein product MNTSALTRRPLGQILIAEGILSEDQLRIALLEQMKQNQPIGKLLVSLGFVSEATLRQALSESLGKQSIDLTHAVIDPQALKLVPRDLAKRYHLLPLDYDRQTRRLTLAISDVNDIVGLDRVRALIEEGTTIETLLAGESEIDRAIDQYYGHELSIDGILHEIETGEIDWKSLSTTDNEYSQPVVRLIDSILTDAVKREASDIHFEPEANFLRIRYRIDGMLRQIRALHKSYWPAMTVRIKVLSGMNIAEMRAPQDGRIGLSVSGRPVDFRVACQPTIHGENIVLRILDRQKGIVPLEDLGLSEEHLHQLKLMIARPEGIILVTGPTGSGKTTTLYSVLNHINAEGIHIMTLEDPVEYPMAMVRQTSVAENAKLDFANGIRSMMRQDPDVILVGEVRDAETAEMAFRASMTGHQVYTTLHTNSAIGAVPRLLDIGVLPDIMAGNIIGIVAQRLIRRLCEHCKTPYHAEPHEIRLLGPQTEGSRPVLFRPTGCELCDFQGYRGRIAIMELLRIDAGLDELISRRATTHEIRSRALLQGFSTLADDGLRRVLNGTTSLEELARVVDLTDRM